TACTCTGTTTTATGACATTGCTATATACAGTAGCACAATCACCAATGGCGTATACATCTTTAATATTTGTTTCTTGATTAAGATTTACCTTATAAGCTCCATTTCCAATAGTATTAATTTTATCTTTACCAATATAACTATTTGGATAAAATCCTATACAAACAATTACTAAATCCACATCATACTCGCCTTTATCAGTGACAATACCCGTTACCTTAGTATCACCCTTGATTTTCTTAACCATTTCATTGTAGTGTAATTCTACTCCATTGTCTTTTAAGATTTCATCCATGTCATGACTGAACCATTCATCATAATAACTTGAAAGACTAGTATCTGCCACATCAAATAATAGAGGTTGTTTATTACGACGTTTAATGGCTTCTGCAATTTCAACTCCAATATACCCTGCTCCTACTACTGCTACATTTTTAATTGAACCATCTTGAAGCAATTTATCAATTTTTTGACCATCCTGAAATAACTTCACATTTTCTACATTTTCTAAATCAACTCCAGGAATTTTAGGAATAATAGGAAGGGATCCTGTAGCCAAAATTAACTTATCATAACTTTCAACTATTTCTATGCCATTTTTATCTACCGCATAAACTTTCTTTTCTTGAAAATCCACATTTTTTACTTCTGCTTCCATATGTACCACAGCTTTTTTAGAAGCAAATATTTCTGGAGAACAATAAAATAGACCAGCAGTATCTTCTATTTGTCTTCCAACATACAAAGCAGTACCACATCCTAAATAACTGATATTATTATTTCTATCGAAAATAACCAATTCATTTTCAGGATAGTTATCCAAAATAGTATTAGCTGCTGCAGTCCCAGCATGATTTGCACCTACCAAAACAATTTTGCTCATATTAATCTCTCCTTTTACGCCTTATTAATAAACATTAATTATTATTTAATAATTACAATTCTATGATAATAAGATATCATAATTATATTATTTAATCAATACTTAAAATAAATTTATAAAAATTTCAATATAAAATATATTGTTAAAACTGTTAAATTAATACTAATATTTTTAAGACATTAGCATTTAAGATTATCTTTTGAAATTTTATATAAAAAAATACAAAAAAACAGATGTATTTTCATAGAAAACACATCCTAAATAAAAATTTTTTCAATACAAATAAGTTCAGGTGGATTATTTATTTGATTTGTAAAGCTAAGCTTCACCACATTATATTCTTTTTGATTTAAACCTGAAATAACTAATATTACCTCAACTGGATTTTTAATTTTCTCTTTAATTTTAAAGTATAAAATCAAATTTGCTTATATTTATTCTATTTTATGTAATTTAGCTGTATCCTTTGAGAAAGAAGGAACACTAACCTTACTATAAATCACCCAAAGCATTATAAACCATACAGGTGTTACAAATAGGGCCACACGAGTCTCTTTATTAAGCGCCAATACAACTAAAACAAAAGCAATAAATGCTAAAATTACATAGTTGGCAATTGGGTAAAAGGGCATTTTGAATTTGCTCTTAGCCGCAAGTTCAGGATTAGCTTTGCGATATTTTAGATGACAGACAACTATAATAGCCCAAATAAATATAAAGCAGAATGTTGATACACTGGTAATAAGTACAAATACTCCTTCTGGCATAATATAGCTCAGGATAACTGAAATTAATATGACAGCTGCAGAGAATATTAAAGCATTAGAAGGCACTTTATGAGAAGTTAATTTTTCCATTGACTTAGGTGCATTATCTTCTTTGGCAAGAGAATAAACCATACGACTTGTACTGAATATACCGCTGTTACAAGCAGACGCAGCTGATGTCAGTACAACAAAATTTATAATACTTGCTGCTGCTGCAATTCCCACTGCAGCAAATACCTGTACAAAGGGACTCTTAGCTGGATTAATTGAATTCCATGGATATATACTCATAATAACAATAAGTGCCCCTATGTAGAAAATAATAATTCTAATTGGAATGTTATTAATGGCCTTTGGAATAACCTGTGCTGGATTTTCAGTTTCACCAGCTGTTAAACCAACCAATTCAATTCCAGTAAAAGCAAATACAACCATTTGGAAAGAAAGTATAAAACCACTTGCCCCATTTGGAAACCAACCACCGTGATTCCAAAGATTTGAAAAACTAGATACACCAGCATTTGTAGAAAATCCTTTAACAATCATAAATATACCAATTATAATCAGCAATAAAATTGCAACAATTTTAATCAATGCAAACCAGAATTCCATTTCACCAAATAATTTTACTGCAGTAAGGTTCATAGCTAGTAAAATTAAAAGGAATATAAAGCTTGGAACCCATTGAGGTATACTTGGGAACCAGTACTGAATATAAAGTCCTGAAGCAGTTAAATCAGCCATAGCAAGTGAAATCCAGCAGAACCAATAGGTCCATCCTGTAATAAATGCTGCTGTGTTTCCTAAATAATCATGTACAAAATCTACAAAAGAATGATAATTTAAATTGGAAAGCAATAATTCCCCAAGAGCACGCATAATAAGGAAACAAATTGCCCCTGTTATGGTGTATGCAAATAAAATAGATGGACCAGCCAGATGAATGGATCTGCCTGCACCAAGAAATAATCCAGTTCCAATTGCACCTCCAATTGCAAGTAACTGAACATGACGATTTTTTAACCCTCTGGATAGATTTTCATTTTCCGACATATGTATTCCGCCTTTCTAATATTACTACTGATAAATTCATGTCAATGTCACCTTTTTATGATTGAAGTAATACTAGACGTACAGTAAAATTGATTTAAGTAAGTACTTTTATAAGAAATGATAAGAAATATGCTGCCTTTTTCTTTTCCTTTTCCCTGTCCTTTTACCTGAGAGTTTTGCCGTACGACTTTCTCCTTCGGTGCTCATCAAGAGTCTCTCCAAGGTTTCATCTAATAGCAGTCATCTCTAATTAAATAGATACCTGAAAGATTTACTTCTTCGGTGAATGGATATAACCATAACTCTCCCGCTATCTTCATCTGAATATTGAAATTTACCGTTATATATATTAATACATATCTAGTAAATTTGCAATGATTAATTAATAATATCCATACTCATTAAACCTGATTTCATTGCTATCTTCCTTAAAAAAGTGTTGTACATAAATGGTGACTTGAGATGTTTCAATCTTATATTAATCCGTAGTTTATTGGTATTTCGATAATATTCAGCAATAATACTATCAGGCCGCTTTTGTATTGCATTTGCTAATGCATATGCACTTTTAAATGAATAACTTAATCCCTCAGCGGAACTAGGACTAATCCAGCCAGCAGCTTCACCAATTAATGGAATATTTGCTTTACCAAGACAAATCTGATCCAGTTTTTCAGGTCTCAATAAATAAGCACCATTTTTCTTTACACAGGGACCAAACTCAAACCCTCTCAAAATAAGCTTCTTTTTTAATGCCATAAATTTTTCATAGGGTTTATTCTTTGGCATAACTGCTGTTCCCAAAACAAGTAAATCATCCTTTGGAATTGTCCATGAATAAAAATCAGTGATATCATCATCAAATATGGAAGAGAAATATGGTAGATTACTATTCATTTTATAGTATTCTTGAATTGAAATATATGTCTTGGGATTTCGTGAGTCTAATGAAATCTTTCTTCTTACAGTTGAAAAAGCTCCATCTGCACCTACCAAAACTTTTGTATAAATAGTACGTTCTTTCCCCTGTTCAAAATATTGCACCTTAATATTATTATCATTTGCTATTTCAAATCTTTTAAAGACTGCCTCACAAACTACTGTAACTTCAGGAGGAACCATTGAAACTAACCATTTATCAAATTTCTCTCGATGAACATTTATGTAGTGACGTTGATAATACTGTTCTATGTTATTCTGAATATCGATAGTTCTCACCGTAAATAGCTGAGGCCCAACTAATATATCTTTAGGAATGCCTAGTCCAAACTTGGCTAGCATCTGCTGTGCATCCGGAGCAAGTAATCCACCGCAACATTTTTCAAAATTGCTTTTAGAATTCATATCTAGCAGTTGCCTTTTATCCATAATTAATATTTTTAATTTTTTACCAAGCAGTCTGGCTAAAGTGGCTCCGGCTGGTCCAGCTCCAACAATCACTATATCGTACATTGAACTTTACCTCCTTATTAGGTATTATTTTTTATTTTCGTAACTTTTGCCTTCTAAACTATCTCCAGACTAACATTCTAGAGTCCTACAAATTGCCTCTAAAGTTGATAATCGAAGGGCTTTTGCCTTTCCATTTTTCAATATGGAAAGACTAGCCATGGTTATTCCAACTATTTCTGAAAGTTAAGAAAATTATTGAAACTTGTTTGCGTTTCATAAAAGCACCTTACTACTTTATTGTACTTTGATTTTAATATCATATTTATTGTTTGTCAATAAATTTTTATTAATTTAAATTATATATTTATTGTTCAAATTGATATTTCGATATTAGTGAACTCAATAGTAAAAGAAGACGCAACTTTGTAAAACCAGATGCAATGTTTGTAATCAACAACTAAATATTTGTAAATGAAATGCAGTTTTTGCACTCGAAAAGCCAGTTTTG
This genomic window from Clostridium pasteurianum DSM 525 = ATCC 6013 contains:
- a CDS encoding helix-turn-helix domain-containing protein, which translates into the protein MASLSILKNGKAKALRLSTLEAICRTLEC
- a CDS encoding amino acid permease, with amino-acid sequence MSENENLSRGLKNRHVQLLAIGGAIGTGLFLGAGRSIHLAGPSILFAYTITGAICFLIMRALGELLLSNLNYHSFVDFVHDYLGNTAAFITGWTYWFCWISLAMADLTASGLYIQYWFPSIPQWVPSFIFLLILLAMNLTAVKLFGEMEFWFALIKIVAILLLIIIGIFMIVKGFSTNAGVSSFSNLWNHGGWFPNGASGFILSFQMVVFAFTGIELVGLTAGETENPAQVIPKAINNIPIRIIIFYIGALIVIMSIYPWNSINPAKSPFVQVFAAVGIAAAASIINFVVLTSAASACNSGIFSTSRMVYSLAKEDNAPKSMEKLTSHKVPSNALIFSAAVILISVILSYIMPEGVFVLITSVSTFCFIFIWAIIVVCHLKYRKANPELAAKSKFKMPFYPIANYVILAFIAFVLVVLALNKETRVALFVTPVWFIMLWVIYSKVSVPSFSKDTAKLHKIE
- a CDS encoding FAD-binding protein; translated protein: MYDIVIVGAGPAGATLARLLGKKLKILIMDKRQLLDMNSKSNFEKCCGGLLAPDAQQMLAKFGLGIPKDILVGPQLFTVRTIDIQNNIEQYYQRHYINVHREKFDKWLVSMVPPEVTVVCEAVFKRFEIANDNNIKVQYFEQGKERTIYTKVLVGADGAFSTVRRKISLDSRNPKTYISIQEYYKMNSNLPYFSSIFDDDITDFYSWTIPKDDLLVLGTAVMPKNKPYEKFMALKKKLILRGFEFGPCVKKNGAYLLRPEKLDQICLGKANIPLIGEAAGWISPSSAEGLSYSFKSAYALANAIQKRPDSIIAEYYRNTNKLRINIRLKHLKSPFMYNTFLRKIAMKSGLMSMDIIN
- the nox gene encoding H2O-forming NADH oxidase — encoded protein: MSKIVLVGANHAGTAAANTILDNYPENELVIFDRNNNISYLGCGTALYVGRQIEDTAGLFYCSPEIFASKKAVVHMEAEVKNVDFQEKKVYAVDKNGIEIVESYDKLILATGSLPIIPKIPGVDLENVENVKLFQDGQKIDKLLQDGSIKNVAVVGAGYIGVEIAEAIKRRNKQPLLFDVADTSLSSYYDEWFSHDMDEILKDNGVELHYNEMVKKIKGDTKVTGIVTDKGEYDVDLVIVCIGFYPNSYIGKDKINTIGNGAYKVNLNQETNIKDVYAIGDCATVYSNVIKQSNYIALATNAVRSGVVAGHNACGTSIESAGVQGSNGICIFGYKMVSTGLNLKAAKKAGFDPVYTQYEDLQKPAFIKEENEKVKIRIIYDRESRRVLGAEMASYYDISMGIHMFSLAIEEGVTIDKIKLLDIFFLPHFNQPYNYITMAALSAK